One region of Salvia miltiorrhiza cultivar Shanhuang (shh) chromosome 3, IMPLAD_Smil_shh, whole genome shotgun sequence genomic DNA includes:
- the LOC131015211 gene encoding receptor kinase-like protein Xa21 isoform X2, translating to MEKKLYCILLYAFLITITFPMLSSESKQPLSLATDQSSLLSLKHTSLLLATNWTNSSSVCSWIGVTCSLRHHRVAALNLSNMALSGTIPPQLGHLSFLVSLDLSDNHFYGDLPHQLSLLRRLKFISLRLNNFTGDIPPMLGQLPNLEYLNLRNNSFIGSIPKSLSNLTNLQFLDLRYNSLSGEIPKELGRLQSLQTLYVRFNRLSGAIPSTIFNISTLVSMGFTYNELSGSLPTDMCRNLPFLAWIDLSFNQLSGAIPTNLSQCSRLKGLSLSYNSFSGEIPSEIGYLTSLGELYLGGNNLNGILPHEIGHLQSLVTFAAEGNQIAGSIDFNIFMNMSSLQTLALARNKFTGNLSRDVGNITMLTKLQLQENHLTGLIPTEFGQLYHLETLDVQLNSLSGSIPHELFNISTLRILGLNGNALSGVLPTHLCHASSFLKQLYLGDNTITGEIPNAISNCSQLTILSLPYNKFSGYIPAHLGNLRFLRKLELLRNNLTQAPSSSFITSLTNCRSLTGLSIGDNPLNGVIPASVGNLSSSLSTFYAGNCKFRGSIPVEIGNLSNLITLTLQANELSGNIPLTISHLHELQGLDLSDNMLGGSIPHAICDLFSLNTLAMSHNQFSGPIPKCLGNVSSLRNLHLDSNILNSSIPSSLWGLKDLIQLDLSSNSLNGSLPLEMSNLGAAIYINVEMNKLSGSIPRNIEKLQNLVRLSLANNRLEGSIPVSMGSMISLAYLDLSYNNLSGSIPKSLEALQHLDYFNVSFNSLSGEIPNGGSFRNFTMDSLKGNEALCGIPKFHVQICSSISNHRSKRKKVERASFIVFGVVAFISVVSLAFIIVRNKRKDKTTREVDELIFIVPERISYYELLQATERFDESNLLGTGSSCSVYKGILNNGKDIVVKVFNMQLEGISRIFDVECEILRSIRHRNLTSVISSCSNEEFKALVLEYMPKGNLEKWLYSHNYCLNMMERLNIMIDVASALEYLHHGYSMPIVHSDLKPSNVLLDEDMVAHVSDFGIAKLLCDGDSAVLTNTLATLGYIAPEYGLEGLVSTRCDVYSYGVMVIETFTRKRPCDDMFCGDMSLKRWVELSLSDIPDEVIDANLVRNLEEEMISKNMQCVSSILELALKCSADSPRDRINMKQAHAELQKIKHRFSQ from the exons ATGGAGAAAAAGCTTTATTGCATTTTGCTGTATGCATTCCTAATCACCATAACCTTCCCAATGCTTTCTTCTGAATCCAAACAACCTCTGAGCCTTGCAACTGATCAATCTTCCCTTCTTTCACTCAAACATACATCTCTTTTACTTGCAACTAATTGGACCAATTCGAGCTCTGTCTGCAGTTGGATTGGCGTCACTTGCAGCTTGCGCCATCACAGAGTAGCTGCCTTGAATCTCTCCAACATGGCTCTCTCCGGCACCATTCCACCGCAGCTCGGCCACCTCTCCTTCCTCGTCTCCCTCGACCTCTCCGACAACCATTTCTATGGAGATTTGCCACACCAACTGTCTCTCCTTCGCCGTTTGAAGTTCATATCTCTCCGACTCAACAACTTCACCGGAGACATCCCTCCGATGTTGGGTCAGTTACCAAACTTAGAGTACTTGAATTTACGCAACAACAGCTTCATAGGTTCCATCCCAAAATCCCTCTCAAACCTCACAAACCTACAATTTCTTGACTTAAGATACAATTctctaagtggagaaattccaaaaGAGTTGGGAAGACTTCAAAGTCTACAAACTCTATATGTTCGATTCAATCGACTATCCGGTGCTATACCATCAACCATATTCAACATCTCGACCCTTGTATCTATGGGCTTCACATACAATGAATTGAGTGGAAGTCTTCCAACAGACATGTGCCGTAATCTTCCATTTCTTGCTTGGATTGATCTTTCTTTCAATCAGCTGAGTGGCGCGATTCCCACAAATCTATCCCAATGTTCACGGCTTAAGGGGTTGAGCCTCTCTTACAACTCTTTTAGTGGGGAGATACCTTCAGAAATCGGCTACTTAACATCTCTTGGGGAGTTATATCTTGGTGGTAACAATTTGAATG GAATACTACCACATGAGATTGGCCATCTTCAGAGTCTGGTTACTTTTGCTGCTGAAGGTAATCAGATTGCGGGCTCAattgatttcaatattttcatgaatatgtCTTCTTTGCAAACCTTAGCACTAGCGCGTAACAAATTCACGGGGAACCTTTCAAGGGATGTCGGGAATATTACCATGCTAACAAAGTTACAACTCCAAGAAAACCATTTAACAG GGCTTATTCCCACTGAATTTGGCCAACTTTACCATTTGGAGACATTAGACGTACAATTGAACAGCTTGAGTGGTTCGATTCCACATGagctctttaacatttcaactctTCGGATTCTTGGACTTAACGGCAATGCTCTGTCAGGGGTTCTTCCAACCCATTTATGCCATGCCTCTTCCTTTCTTAAACAACTTTATCTTGGCGACAACACTATCACCGGAGAAATACCCAACGCTATCTCTAACTGTTCTCAACTCACAATTCTCTCACTTCCTTATAACAAATTCAGTGGTTATATACCTGCTCATCTTGGCAACCTAAGATTTCTTCGAAAACTTGAACTGCTCAGAAACAATCTTACCCAGGCACCATCTTCTTCCTTCATTACTTCATTGACAAATTGCAGGTCTCTAACTGGTTTGTCAATTGGTGATAATCCTCTAAATGGTGTCATTCCAGCTTCTGTCGGGAATTTATCTTCCTCACTTTCAACATTCTATGCCGGCAACTGCAAATTCAGAGGCAGCATTCCAGTTGAAATAGGCAATTTAAGCAATTTGATTACATTGACTTTGCAAGCCAATGAGTTATCTGGTAATATTCCACTAACTATAAGCCATTTGCATGAACTTCAAGGATTAGATCTGTCTGATAACATGTTGGGAGGCTCAATACCACATGCTATATGTGATCTATTCAGCCTCAATACTTTAGCTATGAGCCATAATCAATTTTCAGGCCCAATTCCTAAATGTCTGGGAAATGTCTCTTCTTTAAGAAATCTTCATCTAGACTCCAACATTTTGAATTCAAGCATACCATCAAGCTTATGGGGCCTAAAAGATTTGATCCAATTAGACttgtcctcaaattcattgaatgggTCACTACCTCTAGAGATGAGTAACTTAGGAGCAGCGATCTATATAAATGTAGAAATGAATAAGTTGTCAGGATCAATTCCGAGGAATATCGAAAAGTTGCAGAATTTGGTTCGTCTGTCTTTGGCAAATAATAGATTAGAAGGTTCTATTCCTGTGTCTATGGGAAGCATGATCAGTTTGGCATATCTCGACTTGTCGTACAACAACCTCTCTGGTTCAATTCCAAAGTCTTTAGAAGCACTTCAACACCTGGACTACTTTAATGTCTCTTTCAATAGTTTGagtggagaaattcctaatggaggttcttttagaaacttcactaTGGATTCTTTAAAGGGTAATGAGGCATTGTGTGGAATCCCCAAGTTCCATGTCCAAATTTGCTCTTCAATTTCTAATCACAGATCAAAGAGAAAGAAGGTGGAACGAGCTTCATTTATTGTTTTCGGGGTTGTGGCTTTCATCTCAGTTGTTTCTTTGGCCTTTATAATTGTCAGAAACAAAAGGAAAGATAAGACGACTAGAGAAGTTGATGAATTGATATTCATTGTGCCGGAAAGAATCTCTTATTATGAACTGCTGCAAGCAACAGAAAGATTTGATGAAAGCAATTTACTTGGCACTGGGAGTTCTTGCTCTGTTTATAAAGGAATTCTTAACAATGGGAAGGATATCGTTGTGAAGGTGTTTAACATGCAGCTAGAAGGTATTTCAAGAATATTTGATGTCGAATGTGAGATACTACGTAGCATTCGACACAGGAATCTAACAAGCGTCATAAGCAGTTGCTCCAATGAAGAGTTCAAGGCATTAGTACTTGAATATATGCCAAAGGGAAACCTTGAAAAATGGTTATATTCCCACAACTATTGCTTGAATATGATGgaaagattgaatataatgattGATGTTGCATCTGCTTTGGAGTATCTTCACCACGGTTATTCAATGCCCATTGTCCACAGCGACTTAAAGCCTAGTAATGTGCTGTTAGACGAAGACATGGTTGCCCATGTAAGCGACTTTGGGATAGCAAAGTTGTTATGCGATGGAGATAGCGCTGTGTTAACCAACACGCTAGCAACATTGGGTTACATAGCTCCAG AGTATGGTTTGGAAGGGCTAGTTTCAACAAGGTGTGATGTGTATAGCTACGGGGTGATGGTGATTGAAACTTTTACGAGAAAAAGGCCTTGTGATGATATGTTTTGCGGAGATATGAGCTTAAAGAGATGGGTAGAACTCTCACTTTCGGATATCCCAGATGAAGTGATAGATGCCAACTTAGTCAGGaatttggaggaagaaatgaTTAGCAAGAATATGCAGTGTGTATCATCCATACTTGAATTGGCTCTGAAATGTTCTGCCGACTCTCCGAGGGATAGAATCAACATGAAACAAGCACACGCAGAGTTGCAGAAAATTAAACATCGATTTTCCCAATGA
- the LOC131015211 gene encoding receptor kinase-like protein Xa21 isoform X1 — protein MEKKLYCILLYAFLITITFPMLSSESKQPLSLATDQSSLLSLKHTSLLLATNWTNSSSVCSWIGVTCSLRHHRVAALNLSNMALSGTIPPQLGHLSFLVSLDLSDNHFYGDLPHQLSLLRRLKFISLRLNNFTGDIPPMLGQLPNLEYLNLRNNSFIGSIPKSLSNLTNLQFLDLRYNSLSGEIPKELGRLQSLQTLYVRFNRLSGAIPSTIFNISTLVSMGFTYNELSGSLPTDMCRNLPFLAWIDLSFNQLSGAIPTNLSQCSRLKGLSLSYNSFSGEIPSEIGYLTSLGELYLGGNNLNGILPHEIGHLQSLVTFAAEGNQIAGSIDFNIFMNMSSLQTLALARNKFTGNLSRDVGNITMLTKLQLQENHLTGLIPTEFGQLYHLETLDVQLNSLSGSIPHELFNISTLRILGLNGNALSGVLPTHLCHASSFLKQLYLGDNTITGEIPNAISNCSQLTILSLPYNKFSGYIPAHLGNLRFLRKLELLRNNLTQAPSSSFITSLTNCRSLTGLSIGDNPLNGVIPASVGNLSSSLSTFYAGNCKFRGSIPVEIGNLSNLITLTLQANELSGNIPLTISHLHELQGLDLSDNMLGGSIPHAICDLFSLNTLAMSHNQFSGPIPKCLGNVSSLRNLHLDSNILNSSIPSSLWGLKDLIQLDLSSNSLNGSLPLEMSNLGAAIYINVEMNKLSGSIPRNIEKLQNLVRLSLANNRLEGSIPVSMGSMISLAYLDLSYNNLSGSIPKSLEALQHLDYFNVSFNSLSGEIPNGGSFRNFTMDSLKGNEALCGIPKFHVQICSSISNHRSKRKKVERASFIVFGVVAFISVVSLAFIIVRNKRKDKTTREVDELIFIVPERISYYELLQATERFDESNLLGTGSSCSVYKGILNNGKDIVVKVFNMQLEGISRIFDVECEILRSIRHRNLTSVISSCSNEEFKALVLEYMPKGNLEKWLYSHNYCLNMMERLNIMIDVASALEYLHHGYSMPIVHSDLKPSNVLLDEDMVAHVSDFGIAKLLCDGDSAVLTNTLATLGYIAPGEVSLNILVALHFQSINCGFLSEYIMIFVVPEYGLEGLVSTRCDVYSYGVMVIETFTRKRPCDDMFCGDMSLKRWVELSLSDIPDEVIDANLVRNLEEEMISKNMQCVSSILELALKCSADSPRDRINMKQAHAELQKIKHRFSQ, from the exons ATGGAGAAAAAGCTTTATTGCATTTTGCTGTATGCATTCCTAATCACCATAACCTTCCCAATGCTTTCTTCTGAATCCAAACAACCTCTGAGCCTTGCAACTGATCAATCTTCCCTTCTTTCACTCAAACATACATCTCTTTTACTTGCAACTAATTGGACCAATTCGAGCTCTGTCTGCAGTTGGATTGGCGTCACTTGCAGCTTGCGCCATCACAGAGTAGCTGCCTTGAATCTCTCCAACATGGCTCTCTCCGGCACCATTCCACCGCAGCTCGGCCACCTCTCCTTCCTCGTCTCCCTCGACCTCTCCGACAACCATTTCTATGGAGATTTGCCACACCAACTGTCTCTCCTTCGCCGTTTGAAGTTCATATCTCTCCGACTCAACAACTTCACCGGAGACATCCCTCCGATGTTGGGTCAGTTACCAAACTTAGAGTACTTGAATTTACGCAACAACAGCTTCATAGGTTCCATCCCAAAATCCCTCTCAAACCTCACAAACCTACAATTTCTTGACTTAAGATACAATTctctaagtggagaaattccaaaaGAGTTGGGAAGACTTCAAAGTCTACAAACTCTATATGTTCGATTCAATCGACTATCCGGTGCTATACCATCAACCATATTCAACATCTCGACCCTTGTATCTATGGGCTTCACATACAATGAATTGAGTGGAAGTCTTCCAACAGACATGTGCCGTAATCTTCCATTTCTTGCTTGGATTGATCTTTCTTTCAATCAGCTGAGTGGCGCGATTCCCACAAATCTATCCCAATGTTCACGGCTTAAGGGGTTGAGCCTCTCTTACAACTCTTTTAGTGGGGAGATACCTTCAGAAATCGGCTACTTAACATCTCTTGGGGAGTTATATCTTGGTGGTAACAATTTGAATG GAATACTACCACATGAGATTGGCCATCTTCAGAGTCTGGTTACTTTTGCTGCTGAAGGTAATCAGATTGCGGGCTCAattgatttcaatattttcatgaatatgtCTTCTTTGCAAACCTTAGCACTAGCGCGTAACAAATTCACGGGGAACCTTTCAAGGGATGTCGGGAATATTACCATGCTAACAAAGTTACAACTCCAAGAAAACCATTTAACAG GGCTTATTCCCACTGAATTTGGCCAACTTTACCATTTGGAGACATTAGACGTACAATTGAACAGCTTGAGTGGTTCGATTCCACATGagctctttaacatttcaactctTCGGATTCTTGGACTTAACGGCAATGCTCTGTCAGGGGTTCTTCCAACCCATTTATGCCATGCCTCTTCCTTTCTTAAACAACTTTATCTTGGCGACAACACTATCACCGGAGAAATACCCAACGCTATCTCTAACTGTTCTCAACTCACAATTCTCTCACTTCCTTATAACAAATTCAGTGGTTATATACCTGCTCATCTTGGCAACCTAAGATTTCTTCGAAAACTTGAACTGCTCAGAAACAATCTTACCCAGGCACCATCTTCTTCCTTCATTACTTCATTGACAAATTGCAGGTCTCTAACTGGTTTGTCAATTGGTGATAATCCTCTAAATGGTGTCATTCCAGCTTCTGTCGGGAATTTATCTTCCTCACTTTCAACATTCTATGCCGGCAACTGCAAATTCAGAGGCAGCATTCCAGTTGAAATAGGCAATTTAAGCAATTTGATTACATTGACTTTGCAAGCCAATGAGTTATCTGGTAATATTCCACTAACTATAAGCCATTTGCATGAACTTCAAGGATTAGATCTGTCTGATAACATGTTGGGAGGCTCAATACCACATGCTATATGTGATCTATTCAGCCTCAATACTTTAGCTATGAGCCATAATCAATTTTCAGGCCCAATTCCTAAATGTCTGGGAAATGTCTCTTCTTTAAGAAATCTTCATCTAGACTCCAACATTTTGAATTCAAGCATACCATCAAGCTTATGGGGCCTAAAAGATTTGATCCAATTAGACttgtcctcaaattcattgaatgggTCACTACCTCTAGAGATGAGTAACTTAGGAGCAGCGATCTATATAAATGTAGAAATGAATAAGTTGTCAGGATCAATTCCGAGGAATATCGAAAAGTTGCAGAATTTGGTTCGTCTGTCTTTGGCAAATAATAGATTAGAAGGTTCTATTCCTGTGTCTATGGGAAGCATGATCAGTTTGGCATATCTCGACTTGTCGTACAACAACCTCTCTGGTTCAATTCCAAAGTCTTTAGAAGCACTTCAACACCTGGACTACTTTAATGTCTCTTTCAATAGTTTGagtggagaaattcctaatggaggttcttttagaaacttcactaTGGATTCTTTAAAGGGTAATGAGGCATTGTGTGGAATCCCCAAGTTCCATGTCCAAATTTGCTCTTCAATTTCTAATCACAGATCAAAGAGAAAGAAGGTGGAACGAGCTTCATTTATTGTTTTCGGGGTTGTGGCTTTCATCTCAGTTGTTTCTTTGGCCTTTATAATTGTCAGAAACAAAAGGAAAGATAAGACGACTAGAGAAGTTGATGAATTGATATTCATTGTGCCGGAAAGAATCTCTTATTATGAACTGCTGCAAGCAACAGAAAGATTTGATGAAAGCAATTTACTTGGCACTGGGAGTTCTTGCTCTGTTTATAAAGGAATTCTTAACAATGGGAAGGATATCGTTGTGAAGGTGTTTAACATGCAGCTAGAAGGTATTTCAAGAATATTTGATGTCGAATGTGAGATACTACGTAGCATTCGACACAGGAATCTAACAAGCGTCATAAGCAGTTGCTCCAATGAAGAGTTCAAGGCATTAGTACTTGAATATATGCCAAAGGGAAACCTTGAAAAATGGTTATATTCCCACAACTATTGCTTGAATATGATGgaaagattgaatataatgattGATGTTGCATCTGCTTTGGAGTATCTTCACCACGGTTATTCAATGCCCATTGTCCACAGCGACTTAAAGCCTAGTAATGTGCTGTTAGACGAAGACATGGTTGCCCATGTAAGCGACTTTGGGATAGCAAAGTTGTTATGCGATGGAGATAGCGCTGTGTTAACCAACACGCTAGCAACATTGGGTTACATAGCTCCAGGTGAAGTTTCTCTAAATATATTGGTTGCACTTCACTTTCAATCAATTAATTGTGGCTTCCTTTCTGAATACATCATGATTTTTGTTGTTCCAGAGTATGGTTTGGAAGGGCTAGTTTCAACAAGGTGTGATGTGTATAGCTACGGGGTGATGGTGATTGAAACTTTTACGAGAAAAAGGCCTTGTGATGATATGTTTTGCGGAGATATGAGCTTAAAGAGATGGGTAGAACTCTCACTTTCGGATATCCCAGATGAAGTGATAGATGCCAACTTAGTCAGGaatttggaggaagaaatgaTTAGCAAGAATATGCAGTGTGTATCATCCATACTTGAATTGGCTCTGAAATGTTCTGCCGACTCTCCGAGGGATAGAATCAACATGAAACAAGCACACGCAGAGTTGCAGAAAATTAAACATCGATTTTCCCAATGA